One Dama dama isolate Ldn47 chromosome 16, ASM3311817v1, whole genome shotgun sequence DNA window includes the following coding sequences:
- the LOC133071424 gene encoding large ribosomal subunit protein mL42-like, protein MALAAVKWAISSRTILKHLFPIQNGALYCIDHKSTYSSLPDDYNCKVELALTSEARTIVCYHPSVDIPYEHTKPIPRPDPVHNNEETHDLVLKTRLEEKSEHLEQGPMIEQLSKMFFTTKHCWYPRGQYHRRHRKLNPPKDR, encoded by the coding sequence ATGGCATTGGCAGCAGTAAAATGGGCAATATCAAGCAGAACTATCTTGAAACATTTATTTCCAATTCAAAACGGAGCCTTATATTGTATTGATCACAAATCTACGTATTCTTCTCTTCCAGACGATTATAATTGCAAAGTAGAGCTTGCTCTGACATCTGAGGCCAGGACAATAGTTTGCTATCACCCTTCTGTGGACATTCCATATGAACACACAAAACCTATCCCTCGGCCAGATCCAGTGCACAACAATGAAGAAACACATGATCTAGTACTGAAAACCAGattagaagaaaaaagtgaaCACTTAGAGCAAGGACCCATGATAGAACAACTCAGTAAAatgttctttactactaagcacTGTTGGTATCCTCGTGGACAGTATCATAGACGTCATAGGAAACTGAATCCTCCAAAAGACAGATGA